One genomic region from Homalodisca vitripennis isolate AUS2020 chromosome 6, UT_GWSS_2.1, whole genome shotgun sequence encodes:
- the LOC124365572 gene encoding piggyBac transposable element-derived protein 4-like — protein MEKEKLTPRKITKLLDSDSDDDEGPTDLSAESEVFDSDKDPDLRPINEDRRIYQSSRLFELKYQRQLEPDQIAGSSTGAVEYESDEYSEPTTKKQIENQEDVKPSSRLHKWTPTTPEEMRKFVALVGYMGLVKYLSLQDYWSKSPLYDNTLVRNAMSRNRFEILLRMWHFADYYEKGNNRLHKIENLMNMCIERFKEAYTPGNKICVDESMIAWKGRLVFRQYNPRKRHRYGIKLYKLCASKENTWTFSVYIGQDRSENDWSTSENVICKLLGGLLDNGTTPAPGGLMGEGRTLITDNWYTSVPLVVGLLEHKAHLIGTVRIDRKYLPPEVSTKLKKTHGDSVIRETAEGIVFLKWKDKRDVPLLSTVHTNEYVEVTSKRGKVTQKPKDVMLYNEEKFSIDMSDQMATYGTALRRGTKWYRKLAVEIVWGMVVVNAHFLYVENSGTKMPIKKFRESIILSLLKYEVETPRRSVGRPTHRLIDCLRGDPPKKTRGRCRSCYEAKGRSGVQGPDGKISKAKQVFTICDTCEGRPFMCRTCFNNHV, from the exons ATGGAAAAGGAAAAACTTACTCCTAGAAAAATAACGAAATTACTGGACAGTGACAGTGACGATGATGAAGGTCCAACAGACTTGAGTGCAGAAAGTGAGGTGTTTGATTCAGATAAAGACCCAGACTTAAGACCTATTAATGAAGACAGAAGAATTTACCAATCTTCCAGACTATTTGAACTTAAGTACCAAAGACAGTTAGAACCAGATCAAATAGCTGGTTCATCAACAGGCGCAGTAGAATATGAATCAGATGAATATTCAGAACCTACTACTAAAAAG CAAATAGAAAACCAGGAAGATGTAAAACCTTCTTCACGGTTACATAAATGGACTCCTACAACTCCTGAGGAAATGCGCAAGTTTGTGGCTTTAGTTGGATACATGGGCCTGGTAAAATATCTATCTTTACAGGATTACTGGAGTAAAAGCCCTTTGTATGATAACACTTTGGTGAGAAATGCTATGAGTCGCAACCGATTTGAAATACTCTTGAGAATGTGGCACTTTGCAGACTACTATGAAAAAGGGAACAACCGACTTCATAAGATTGAAAATCTCATGAATATGTGTATTGAACGGTTTAAAGAAGCTTACACACCTGGAAACAAGATTTGTGTGGACGAAAGTATGATTGCATGGAAAGGCCGCCTGGTTTTTCGCCAATACAACCCTAGGAAACGTCATCGATAtggaataaaactgtataaactatGTGCTAGCAAAGAGAACACATGGACTTTCTCTGTGTACATAGGTCAGGACAGATCAGAGAATGACTGGAGCACTTCAGAAAATGTAATCTGCAAACTCTTAGGTGGATTACTTGATAATGGCACAACTCCAGCACCAGGAGGTTTGATGGGAGAGGGTCGAACTCTTATCACTGACAACTGGTACACCAGTGTACCACTCGTTGTAGGACTCTTGGAGCACAAAGCTCACCTAATTGGCACTGTTAGGATTGATCGGAAGTACTTACCCCCAGAAGTGTCAACCAAACTGAAGAAAACACATGGTGATTCTGTTATAAGAGAAACAGCAGAAGGTATTGTCTTTTTGAAATGGAAGGACAAACGGGATGTACCCCTGCTATCTACTGTGCATACCAATGAATATGTAGAAGTTACTTCAAAAAGAGGCAAAGTTACACAAAAACCAAAAGATGTTATGCTCTacaatgaagaaaagttttctaTAGACATGAGTGACCAAATGGCTACTTACGGCACTGCATTGCGTCGAGGAACAAAGTGGTACAGAAAACTAGCTGTCGAAATTGTGTGGGGAATGGTTGTAGTAAATGCACATTTTCTTTATGTAGAAAATTCAGGTACCAAAATGCCGATCAAGAAATTTAGGGAAAGTATTATTTTGTCTTTGCTAAAGTACGAGGTGGAGACACCTAGAAGATCGGTTGGTCGGCCTACTCATCGTTTGATCGATTGCTTGAGAGGGGATCCTCCAAAAAAAACGAGGGGGAGGTGCCGAAGCTGCTACGAGGCCAAAGGAAGATCAGGTGTACAGGGCCCTGATGGGAAAATATCAAAGGCAAAGCAGGTCTTTACGATTTGTGATACCTGTGAAGGTAGACCATTTATGTGCCGGACTTGCTTTAACAATCATGTGTAA